Proteins found in one Bremerella volcania genomic segment:
- a CDS encoding heparinase II/III family protein — protein sequence MRLTTVAASATRQTSHILPERFAELDTFVVGIRIDPTERTDGDLQCIAGFAIGLDSPEADPFTAPKSVKFELREGEHRGTWDIWIDGVNQPRREPSPKPPGWVDNHQYQKPWEFTSHEGDYKLRILCSPEDGGSRLRFYFEHFDRPIYEFSLNRKLTPGQIGFYAVTGGNEARQNTATFRDLSVTNVTDLESHTQPSARDIVLDALDLTDPALKHVTDAIERGDRQQAGQLLLEHLRSRKTPIGPGFKPEYCGTNYLEVADAVLEDRYGTLGPFHTFSKTYVDGAGNTQQFVDDDSTIRWDLCSGHLTRHFHWVSLAKAYSETEDKRYVDRFSREVQDWVAREPFLHPRNPDIGRLNWMDGTTFELGYLNTSNIGRRCEMTWWPAYDEFRKSPDFTDDAHFHMLLGFIRQCRLIMNPSSFAAHDDGGAHICVALLQTALMLPELKESKRWEQEAVRRWQEVLKVQFHDDGSHVSLSTGYNWASLMAMENMIALYRRVGREVPQQFLDVLELAYRHPIALSRPDQGQIDLNDSTWGMIDDHMSRAHKLYPHRDDFLWMATKGEQGSPPDYRSIYFPNAGHIVMRTGWGPQHRYLFMDAGPVGASHGKEDKLNIYVDYGGHQLLASGGRGSYSGGPFAAYTGSTRGYNTILVDGGVQARTYPRYEIDGHIPEQRRWVTTDGFDYAEGFHTHGWFPPGKHVEGKQTRQILFIKGTNPPETSYWVVFDTVEPADDQEHQYEALFHSRRNHAGVVDDKSKTVHCWDGGAALRIMPAVTDGLAVELIHGQTEPHIQGWHVVGENRAPMWTPTFQWKATGTTTRAWVLVPAGPDQRWCVDRVELQQADVNALIFRCIRSDGSSDLVYRRPESQRETITIEGIELQGDTGVVSFDADGTATSRFVAPEK from the coding sequence GTGAGGTTGACTACTGTTGCGGCCTCGGCCACGCGGCAAACGAGCCACATCCTCCCCGAGAGGTTTGCTGAACTTGACACATTCGTAGTGGGCATTCGTATTGATCCAACGGAGCGGACGGACGGCGATCTTCAGTGCATTGCGGGATTTGCAATCGGGCTGGATTCACCAGAGGCTGATCCGTTCACAGCACCCAAGTCTGTCAAGTTTGAGCTTCGCGAGGGTGAGCATCGCGGGACCTGGGACATCTGGATTGACGGTGTCAATCAGCCGCGTCGCGAGCCGTCTCCGAAACCGCCCGGTTGGGTCGATAATCACCAGTATCAGAAACCCTGGGAGTTCACTTCGCACGAGGGTGACTACAAGCTCCGCATTCTCTGTTCTCCCGAAGATGGTGGCAGTCGATTACGGTTCTATTTTGAACACTTTGATCGGCCCATTTACGAGTTCAGCCTCAATCGGAAGCTGACGCCCGGACAGATCGGGTTCTACGCTGTCACTGGTGGGAATGAAGCCCGCCAGAACACCGCGACATTCCGCGACTTGTCGGTCACAAACGTGACCGACCTTGAATCGCACACGCAGCCATCCGCACGTGACATCGTGCTGGATGCTCTCGATCTAACAGATCCTGCGTTGAAGCATGTCACAGATGCCATCGAGCGTGGCGATCGACAACAGGCGGGGCAGTTGTTGCTGGAACATCTGCGCTCCCGCAAAACTCCAATCGGACCGGGCTTCAAGCCTGAGTATTGCGGCACCAACTATCTTGAAGTCGCTGATGCGGTTCTCGAAGATCGTTACGGCACGCTGGGACCGTTTCACACCTTCTCAAAAACCTACGTCGATGGTGCGGGCAACACGCAGCAGTTTGTGGACGATGATAGCACCATCCGCTGGGATCTGTGCAGCGGGCATTTGACGCGGCATTTTCATTGGGTCTCACTGGCGAAGGCGTACTCAGAAACCGAGGACAAACGCTACGTCGATCGCTTCTCGCGCGAAGTGCAGGACTGGGTGGCTCGCGAGCCGTTCCTGCATCCTCGCAATCCCGACATCGGCAGGTTGAACTGGATGGACGGGACGACGTTCGAGTTGGGTTACCTGAACACCAGCAACATTGGTCGTCGTTGCGAGATGACTTGGTGGCCCGCCTACGACGAGTTCCGCAAGTCACCCGACTTCACGGACGATGCTCACTTCCACATGTTGCTCGGCTTCATCCGACAATGTCGGCTGATTATGAACCCCAGCAGTTTCGCCGCCCACGATGACGGCGGTGCCCACATCTGCGTGGCGTTGTTGCAGACAGCGTTGATGCTGCCTGAACTGAAGGAATCGAAACGCTGGGAACAGGAAGCGGTGCGGCGCTGGCAGGAAGTGCTGAAGGTTCAGTTTCACGACGATGGCAGTCATGTCAGCCTGAGCACAGGCTACAACTGGGCGTCGCTAATGGCGATGGAAAACATGATTGCCCTGTACCGTCGCGTGGGTCGGGAGGTCCCTCAGCAGTTTCTCGACGTGCTCGAACTCGCGTATCGACATCCGATCGCACTCTCTCGCCCTGACCAGGGTCAAATCGACCTGAATGACAGTACCTGGGGCATGATTGACGACCACATGAGTCGCGCTCACAAACTGTATCCGCACCGAGACGATTTCCTCTGGATGGCGACCAAAGGCGAACAAGGCAGTCCACCCGATTATCGTTCGATCTACTTTCCAAATGCGGGGCATATCGTGATGCGAACCGGCTGGGGGCCGCAGCACAGGTATTTGTTCATGGACGCCGGTCCGGTCGGTGCGAGTCACGGCAAGGAGGACAAACTCAACATCTATGTTGATTACGGTGGTCATCAGCTACTGGCCAGCGGCGGACGTGGTTCATACTCGGGCGGTCCGTTCGCGGCCTACACCGGATCAACTCGCGGTTACAACACGATCCTCGTGGATGGCGGCGTGCAGGCCCGGACCTATCCACGATATGAAATCGACGGCCACATTCCTGAGCAACGCCGCTGGGTGACGACGGACGGTTTCGACTACGCCGAAGGCTTCCATACACACGGCTGGTTTCCGCCCGGGAAACATGTCGAGGGCAAGCAGACGCGGCAGATCCTTTTCATCAAAGGAACCAATCCCCCCGAAACGTCTTACTGGGTTGTGTTCGATACCGTCGAACCGGCCGACGATCAGGAGCATCAATACGAGGCCCTGTTCCACAGTCGTCGCAATCATGCGGGCGTTGTCGATGACAAATCGAAAACCGTCCATTGCTGGGACGGGGGTGCGGCCCTCCGCATCATGCCTGCTGTCACGGATGGACTCGCAGTCGAGCTGATTCATGGACAGACCGAGCCACACATTCAGGGCTGGCATGTCGTCGGTGAGAACCGTGCCCCAATGTGGACGCCGACATTCCAATGGAAGGCAACCGGAACCACGACACGAGCCTGGGTCCTCGTCCCAGCCGGGCCTGATCAAAGGTGGTGCGTCGATCGCGTCGAACTCCAGCAGGCGGACGTCAACGCATTGATCTTTCGCTGTATTCGCTCCGATGGCAGCAGTGACCTGGTCTATCGCCGCCCAGAAAGTCAACGCGAGACGATCACCATCGAGGGAATCGAACTCCAGGGAGATACCGGTGTCGTCTCCTTTGATGCGGATGGCACTGCAACCTCGCGATTTGTTGCCCCCGAGAAATAA
- a CDS encoding DUF6946 family protein, giving the protein MIHVTGKTEQGASIVDLQSWFENAPPAGGAAQWKDYRSAKELARAWCDSGSMECPHELKEALNRDPATRGLTIEQAVAEMEIGFDEFRGGKRNADLALWGTASAGHRVAVTVEAKADESLGPTVQKQLDDAPIDRGSNIPTRVERLSCGIVGHSVDDEIKPLRYQLFHALAATAKLAKTKDATHGILMIHEFVSLTLDFDKFTENGNDLKKFIQAIPGWETATLKCGDLLPPIQLPGSESVPNDVLVSIGKIRTLIPLGLGGRGNTKST; this is encoded by the coding sequence ATGATTCACGTGACAGGAAAAACAGAGCAAGGGGCGTCGATTGTCGACTTGCAGTCCTGGTTTGAGAATGCACCACCAGCCGGGGGAGCTGCTCAATGGAAGGATTACCGGAGTGCTAAAGAACTTGCCAGAGCATGGTGCGACTCTGGCAGTATGGAGTGTCCCCATGAACTCAAAGAAGCATTGAACAGAGATCCGGCAACTCGTGGCCTGACAATCGAACAGGCGGTTGCTGAGATGGAGATTGGATTCGATGAGTTCCGGGGCGGCAAGCGAAATGCTGATCTCGCACTATGGGGAACCGCTTCAGCCGGACACCGAGTGGCTGTCACCGTCGAAGCCAAGGCAGATGAGTCTTTGGGACCGACCGTGCAGAAACAACTGGACGATGCGCCGATTGACCGTGGTAGCAATATCCCAACGCGAGTCGAGAGACTCTCTTGCGGAATCGTCGGGCACTCCGTGGATGATGAGATCAAACCTCTACGGTACCAACTGTTTCATGCGTTGGCAGCAACTGCCAAGCTGGCAAAAACGAAAGACGCCACCCACGGCATATTGATGATTCACGAGTTCGTTTCACTCACACTCGACTTTGACAAGTTCACCGAGAACGGGAACGATCTAAAAAAGTTCATTCAGGCGATCCCCGGCTGGGAGACGGCAACATTGAAGTGCGGCGACCTGCTACCGCCGATTCAGTTGCCGGGGAGCGAAAGTGTCCCCAACGACGTTCTCGTTTCTATTGGCAAGATCAGAACCTTGATTCCACTCGGATTAGGTGGACGAGGCAATACCAAGAGTACATAG
- a CDS encoding GIY-YIG nuclease family protein, producing the protein MNHDKDETKDFWNRVVLVISKDQNLSKSHGRYLESRVIQMAHQAGRANVMNGTAPPLPPLPEPDFADMEYSLEQVQMVFPVLSFGFLQRKPSAADTTDLIEVESPTFSLTVMGATAKACEIGGEFVVLKGSKARKEGPKSWTSYKALREQLLNDGKLADSHESEYFIFTEDVGFSSPSAGGAIVNAGNINGRISWKLEATGQTYQEWHEQKLGELSNGDGDLE; encoded by the coding sequence TTGAACCACGATAAGGATGAAACCAAGGATTTCTGGAATCGAGTCGTTCTGGTTATCAGCAAGGATCAAAACCTTAGCAAGTCGCACGGGCGATACCTTGAAAGCCGCGTCATTCAAATGGCTCATCAGGCTGGTCGGGCAAATGTGATGAACGGCACCGCACCGCCGTTGCCGCCTCTACCCGAGCCCGATTTTGCGGACATGGAATACTCTCTGGAACAGGTTCAGATGGTGTTTCCAGTCCTAAGCTTCGGTTTTCTACAACGGAAGCCATCAGCGGCTGATACGACCGATCTGATTGAAGTCGAATCGCCGACATTCTCACTGACCGTGATGGGAGCGACCGCGAAGGCTTGTGAGATTGGTGGTGAGTTCGTTGTGTTGAAGGGATCGAAAGCTCGGAAAGAGGGACCAAAATCTTGGACTTCCTACAAGGCGTTGCGGGAGCAACTACTGAATGACGGCAAGCTCGCTGATAGCCATGAATCGGAGTATTTCATTTTTACCGAGGATGTCGGATTCAGCAGTCCAAGTGCCGGTGGCGCGATCGTCAATGCCGGAAACATCAACGGCCGCATCTCATGGAAACTTGAGGCAACCGGCCAAACATATCAGGAATGGCACGAGCAAAAGCTCGGAGAACTCAGCAACGGGGACGGTGATCTCGAATGA